One window of Salegentibacter sp. Hel_I_6 genomic DNA carries:
- a CDS encoding DUF4296 domain-containing protein — translation MLKKLFLVLSIAAFAACQDIDKSEKSNDLIPEEKMVDVITEISLMQSARNFNKRLYENSGIKGEEYIFKKYNVDSLQLKRSNNYYADNYVIYQRIYDSVKKRFEKMKVKLDTLQNQERRIRDSIAEAKRDSLGEKVDSLNPELEKRVDELSDSLIKEKDSLRESAIDSLVEPISRN, via the coding sequence ATGTTAAAAAAACTATTTTTAGTTTTAAGTATTGCGGCTTTCGCCGCCTGCCAGGATATTGATAAATCTGAAAAGTCTAATGATCTTATTCCGGAGGAAAAAATGGTAGATGTGATCACCGAAATTTCCCTGATGCAATCGGCACGTAATTTCAATAAGCGGCTTTACGAAAATTCAGGAATAAAGGGGGAAGAGTATATTTTTAAAAAATATAATGTAGACAGTCTTCAGTTAAAACGAAGTAATAATTATTACGCTGATAATTATGTAATCTACCAGCGCATTTATGATAGTGTTAAAAAGCGTTTCGAAAAAATGAAAGTTAAGCTTGATACACTTCAAAATCAGGAAAGGCGAATTAGAGATTCTATTGCCGAAGCAAAGAGGGATTCTTTGGGAGAGAAAGTAGACTCGTTAAATCCTGAATTAGAAAAAAGAGTAGATGAGCTTTCTGATTCTTTAATTAAGGAAAAAGATTCTTTGCGAGAAAGTGCTATAGATAGTCTGGTAGAACCGATATCCAGAAATTAA
- a CDS encoding NAD-dependent epimerase/dehydratase family protein: MILVTGGTGLVGSHLLLNLLKAGKKVRALHRHSSDLAAVEKIFNYYTSPTEAKRLFQKIEWFEADITNVPQLNIAFENIEFVYHCAALVSFDPADDKKLRKINIEGTANILNLCVAFKVRKLCYVSSVAALGKSLNNKEITEDAIWNPEDDHSDYAISKYGAEIEAWRGTQEGIPTVIVKPGIIIGPGFWNEGTGQIFYKIDKGMNYHFPKIAGFVGVKDLVTLMQELMEAEIKNEAYILVSENLSFKTFFDLTAAELDKPKPKKALKKWMVWLGWLFQKIGGFFGAKREITRNTVNTLFQHSKYSSKKIKETLDFEFTPMKNVINETARYYKKDKG, encoded by the coding sequence ATGATTTTAGTTACAGGCGGCACCGGATTAGTGGGCTCACATTTATTGCTGAACTTATTAAAGGCCGGCAAAAAAGTACGGGCGCTTCATCGTCATAGCAGTGATCTCGCTGCTGTTGAAAAAATTTTTAACTACTACACTTCTCCTACAGAAGCGAAAAGACTTTTCCAAAAAATAGAATGGTTTGAAGCTGATATAACAAACGTACCTCAACTTAATATCGCTTTTGAAAATATAGAGTTTGTTTATCACTGTGCAGCATTGGTATCTTTCGATCCCGCAGACGATAAAAAATTGCGGAAAATCAATATTGAAGGAACCGCAAATATTCTAAACCTGTGCGTTGCTTTTAAAGTTAGGAAACTATGTTACGTAAGCAGTGTAGCTGCACTTGGGAAAAGTTTAAATAACAAAGAAATTACAGAAGACGCGATCTGGAATCCCGAAGACGACCACAGCGATTATGCGATTTCTAAATATGGCGCCGAAATTGAAGCCTGGCGAGGCACCCAGGAAGGCATCCCCACAGTAATTGTAAAACCCGGAATTATAATTGGTCCCGGATTTTGGAATGAAGGAACAGGTCAAATTTTTTATAAAATCGATAAGGGAATGAATTATCACTTTCCTAAAATAGCCGGGTTCGTTGGGGTAAAAGATTTGGTAACTCTCATGCAGGAATTAATGGAAGCTGAAATTAAAAATGAAGCCTATATACTTGTTTCCGAAAACCTTAGTTTTAAAACATTTTTCGATCTAACTGCCGCTGAATTAGATAAACCAAAACCCAAAAAAGCACTAAAGAAATGGATGGTCTGGCTTGGATGGCTTTTTCAGAAAATCGGAGGTTTTTTTGGTGCAAAAAGAGAAATTACCAGAAATACTGTAAATACCTTATTTCAACATTCAAAATACTCTAGCAAAAAAATAAAGGAAACTCTTGATTTTGAATTTACACCAATGAAAAACGTCATCAATGAAACGGCCAGGTATTATAAAAAAGATAAAGGTTAA
- the tyrS gene encoding tyrosine--tRNA ligase, protein MNKNFVEELTWRGMLHDVMPGTEEHLKEGMRGAYVGIDPTADSLHIGHLVSVMMLRHFQLCGHKPFALIGGATGMIGDPSGKSAERNLLDEKTLRHNQQSIKNQLSKFLEFGKEEENAAVMVNNYDWMKNFSFLEFIRDVGKHITVNYMMAKDSVKKRLSSDAAEGMSFTEFTYQLVQGYDFLHLFRENDCTLQMGGSDQWGNITTGTEMIRRIGNGKGYALTCPLITKADGTKFGKTEGGNVWLDPNRTSPYKFYQYWLNTSDVDAEKYIKIFTLLSKNEIEKLVEEHKEAPHLRGLQKTLAEEITVMVHSREDYENAVKASEVLFGKSTAADLKSLNEATFLDVFEGVPQAEIAKSEIESGLDMIAALAAKTDFLKSNGEARRALKENSISVNKEKVKEDYSITPQDLINDKYIIINKGKKNTYIIRAV, encoded by the coding sequence ATGAATAAGAACTTTGTAGAGGAACTTACCTGGAGAGGCATGTTGCACGATGTAATGCCGGGCACCGAAGAACATTTAAAAGAAGGAATGCGCGGCGCTTATGTGGGAATAGATCCAACCGCCGATTCCTTGCATATTGGTCATTTAGTGAGTGTGATGATGCTTAGACATTTTCAGCTTTGTGGTCATAAACCTTTTGCTTTAATTGGCGGCGCTACGGGAATGATTGGTGATCCTTCAGGGAAATCTGCAGAGAGAAATTTGCTTGATGAAAAAACTTTACGTCACAACCAGCAGTCTATAAAAAATCAACTTTCTAAATTTTTGGAGTTCGGGAAGGAAGAGGAGAATGCTGCGGTAATGGTGAATAATTATGACTGGATGAAGAATTTCAGTTTTCTGGAGTTTATTCGGGATGTTGGAAAGCATATTACCGTAAATTATATGATGGCCAAAGATTCAGTAAAAAAGCGGTTATCTTCTGATGCTGCCGAAGGAATGTCTTTTACTGAATTTACTTACCAATTGGTGCAGGGTTATGATTTTCTACACTTGTTCAGGGAAAATGACTGTACTCTACAAATGGGCGGAAGTGACCAGTGGGGAAATATCACTACCGGTACCGAGATGATTCGCCGAATTGGAAATGGAAAAGGTTATGCTTTAACCTGCCCGTTAATTACGAAAGCTGACGGGACTAAATTTGGCAAAACCGAAGGCGGAAATGTATGGCTGGATCCAAATCGTACATCTCCCTATAAATTCTACCAGTACTGGTTAAACACCAGTGATGTTGATGCTGAAAAATATATCAAAATCTTTACTTTATTAAGTAAAAATGAAATAGAGAAGTTGGTTGAAGAACATAAGGAAGCGCCACACTTAAGGGGTCTACAAAAAACTTTAGCTGAAGAGATTACAGTAATGGTTCACTCCCGTGAAGATTATGAGAATGCCGTAAAAGCTTCTGAAGTGCTCTTTGGAAAAAGTACCGCTGCCGATTTAAAATCTTTGAACGAAGCTACTTTTTTAGATGTTTTTGAAGGGGTGCCACAAGCTGAAATTGCAAAATCTGAAATAGAAAGTGGCCTGGATATGATCGCAGCTTTAGCAGCTAAAACAGATTTTCTAAAATCTAATGGAGAAGCCAGAAGAGCTTTAAAAGAGAATTCAATTTCTGTAAATAAAGAAAAAGTAAAAGAAGATTACAGCATCACTCCGCAGGATTTAATTAATGATAAGTATATCATTATCAATAAGGGGAAGAAAAATACGTATATAATAAGAGCGGTTTAA